The Pygocentrus nattereri isolate fPygNat1 chromosome 4, fPygNat1.pri, whole genome shotgun sequence genome includes a window with the following:
- the c4h1orf131 gene encoding uncharacterized protein C1orf131 homolog: MKRSREESGEESDVDRDFLDRVLNQLYDFGDGAKGKRSKKKHKKKKTGNDEEDAAMEEEASDDEAGSINDSADFSFTNGTNRDERIPDPRASSDPTSKSTATSTVEIVTFQDPLKKKKLKKAVEPEVKPPEVKAKKKNDEKDPDDFLSIEKARLEVHRFGIAGFQKEQQRVFEQERAIMLGARPPKKDFVNYKLYQQMMKEKRVKEKEEAKQSDTQGKKRKGVKSGKQKTEKCKSSSSSGEPTGQMGRFKNGMLVLSHKDIQKLKVKVRRK, translated from the exons atgaaGCGAAGCAGAGAAGAAAGCGGAGAGGAGAGCGACGTGGACCGGGACTTTTTGGACCGAGTTCTGAACCAGCTGTATGATTTCG GAGACGGAGCGAAAGGCAAACGGTCaaagaaaaagcataaaaaaaagaaaacgggTAACGATGAGGAGGACGCAGCAATGGAGGAAGAGGCTTCTGATGATGAGGCTGGTAGTATAAATGACTCAGCAGACTTTAGTTTCACGAATGGCACAAACCGTGATGAGAGGATCCCCGACCCCCGAGCATCGTCAGACCCCACGTCCAAAAGCACGGCAACATCAACAGTAGAGATTGTTACTTTCCAGGATccactaaagaagaaaaaattgaAAAAGGCGGTTGAACCTGAAGTTAAA CCACCTGAAGTAaaagccaaaaagaaaaatgacgAAAAGGACCCAGACGACTTTCTAAGCATAGAAAAG GCCCGGCTGGAGGTGCACCGGTTTGGAATCGCAGGGTTTCAGAAAGAGCAGCAGAGAGTTTTTGAACAGGAAAGAGCCATAATGCTGGGAGCCAGA CCTCCCAAGAAGGACTTTGTGAATTACAAATTATATCAGCAAATGATGAAGGAGAAGAGGGTGAAGGAAAAGGAGGAGGCGAAACAGTCG GATACACagggaaagaagagaaaaggtgTAAAATCGGGAAAACAGAA GACTGAGAAGTGCAAGTCCAGCTCCTCCAGCGGCGAGCCGACAGGACAAATGGGGCGCTTTAAGAACGGCATGCTGGTCCTGAGCCACAAAGACATTCAGAAATTAAAGGTCAAAGTGAGAAGAAAGTGA